The Deinococcus sp. Leaf326 DNA window TTCCTAAGGGTGTTCATGTGTGGCATGGGGAATACGTTGTTAGGCCCTTTGAAATCCTCAAACCCAACAACGACCAATTCAACATCTTCACTACAACTCCCAATGACGGAGAGACGCTTAAGATAGTCCTTTGGGCAGAATACCCAGGCGTACTAGCTGAGTATACGTGGACAGGAGGAACCTCCTTTACCCTTACAGGTGGTACGGCTCTATCAAGTGGATTCCCAATACAGGTAGAGCATGGGACACCTTTTGAGCTTAGAACCGAGTACAACGCCTTACCGGCTGACCCTCTGTACCCAGACAGAACCTTTGCTACAGGTGTAGTAGCAACATTCCTCAGAAGATTTAGAAGCGGAGACGTTCCTAAGTTCTACTAACAACAGCCCTCCTTAACCGGAGGGTTTTTGCTTTAGTAACTACTCCTACCCGTTCAAACTATTATGAGTAGAGAGGTTTATCATATGACTCAAACTATATTAGAAACTGTTGTAAAGATTACCGGGGATATTTCAGGGCTGTCATCTAGCCTGGATACTGCTTCTAATCAATCCAACGCCGCAGTAAATCAAATAACTAACAACGCCTCCCAGTCTTCCAGCAAGATAGGAGGTTTCTTCAAGAATGCAGGTGGAGCAATATCTACTGCTATTAGTGGCGCTGCTGTTGCTGGGGTTGCTGCTCTCGGCGCTCTTGCTATCGGGGCCGCTAAGTCCTCCTTGGATATGGCAACCTCGTATCAGAATGGTCTCAAGAAGATACAGGCCACTACAGGGGCAAGCGCCGAGGAAGCTAAGAAGTACGGCGAGATTGTCAAGAACGTCTACGGTAAAGGACTTGGAGACTCCCTAGAGGATGTTGCAAGCTCCGTAGCCAACGTAGCGCAACAGTTCAAGGGTTTGTCCTCTAAGGAAATCCAACAGATTACCGAGGATGCCCACACCCTCAAGAACGCCTTTGGCATTGAGATTAATGACTCTATAGGGTCCGTCAATACCCTCATGAAGAGCTTTGGGATTACCTCCAAAGAAGCTTTTGACCTCGTAGCCTACGGTATGCAGTCCGGCCTAGACCAAGGTGGAGACTTCATAGACACTATCCAAGAGTACGGAACTCAGTTCAAAGAAGCTGGGTTCTCTGCTCAAGAGTTCTATTCCATAATCGCTACAGGTGCTCAGAACGGAAGCACGCTAGGTACTGACAAGGTTGCTGACCTCATCAAGGAGTTTGGTCTAAGGATTGCAGACGGCTCTAAGGCCACCTCTACAGCCCTCAAGGACTTAGGTCTTAACGCTGACGAAGTAGCTAAGAAGCTCGGCTCCGGGGAATGGACTAAGGGTCAAGTCTTCGCAGAGATACAGACTAGGCTACAGGGAGTAACCAACGCCGCCGAGAGGCAGAACATAGGAGTAGCTCTCCTGGGTACTCAGTACGAAGATATGGGCCAGAAGGCCGTAGCTGCTATCAAGACCAACATAGATAAGCAAGCTGAAATGTCTCAGGCTATGGAGAAGGCAAGAGCCGTCAACCAGGGTCTCTCCCAGACCTTCCAAGCTTCTTGGAGGCAGATACAGGTAGCCCTCATCCCCGTTGGGGAGATGCTCCTTGCCCTTGCTGGCAAGGCTCTACCCTACGTTACCGAGGCCGTAAAGGTTGTTGTTGGCTGGATTACCCAGCTTACAGCAAGCTTCAAGCAGACCTCTTCCGAGGGTGGCAACGAAGTCAAGAAGCTTATGCCCCTCTTCAACTCCATTAGAGAGGCCGTCACTACTGCTGTAAGAGCAATAGTGGATATTTGGAACAAGCTCCTTATTCCCCTCTTTACTGCCCTTGCCCCTGCCGCTAAGGCTGCCTTTGGCGTAGTTGGTGGATACCTCCAAATCTTTGCCGGGTTTATCAAGGCCGTCTTTGGCTCCATCTCCCTTATTCTTAAAGGTGACTGGGGAGGCGCTTGGGAGTTCTTCAAGACTACTCTTGCTAACTCTCTCAAGACTGCTGACACGTTCCTCAACAACCTTAGCGCCGGGTTTGTAAAGCAGCTTGGAGCTATCGTTACCAACATCAAGATTTGGGGCACTAACCTTGCTGCCGAGTTCTCAGCTTCTATCGCTAACGCCTTCAACAGGGCTAAGACGAAGGCCGCAGAGGGTGTAAACAACATCCTTGACGGTATGGGACTGGGTAAGAGGATTAGTATTCCTGTTGCCGTAGAGGTAGCGCCGCAGAAGCAGAGCTACGTGAAAGTACCCAACATGTTTACAGGTGTCGGGAATACCCCTCCTGTCAATACGGCTCCTGCTCCTAGGCCCGCTGCTGTCGCTACACCTCAGTACAAGACTCCTGCCGCCCCAGCGCCTACGCCTACGCCGTCTAGGGCCAACGTTCCTCTCAACCCAACCCAGGCTCCTGCCGCCGAGGTAGTCAAGGTTAAGAAGGGCAAGGCCGTCTCTTCTGACGCTCCTGCTGTCCCCAAGTGGGATGACAAGGACTCCCAGAAACTCAAGAGACTTGTAGACGACCTGCAACACGCCGACAAAACCGGCAAGGCGACTGCCGACAGTATCCGCACCTTTAACCAGGCGCTACAGGATTTGGGCAACAAGGCGACAGAGGCCGGAGTACGCAACAACTCCGTAGTGTCCAGCCTCATAACCGAGGGCAAGGAGGCGTCTAGGACCGCTGCTCAGCATGTCCAGGCGCAGACGGCTAGGAAGGCTGCTGACAAGGCTGCTAAGGACGCTGCTACCGCCTACAGGGCTGAGCTAAGCAACCTCAAGAGCGCCGTCAAGGACATGACTGCTACCGAGCTTGAGCGCCGTATTGGTCAGGAGAAGGCTAAGCCTCAGGTAGACCAGAAGAGACTGGAAATCCTCCTAGCGGCTCAGGCTACCAAGCAACTCAAGGAGCAGAAGGAAGCTCAGAGGCAGCTTACCGAGGCGCAGAAGGCCAACTCAGAGGCGGCAGTCTCGGCAGCCAGGACGGCTAGAGACAACATCCTCAAGGACAGAGAGACCAACCTCAACGCCTCTCTAGACTCGGCTCTCAAGGCTGCTGGGGATGACCTACAGGCTCAACTCAAGGTCTACGCCGAGTACAAGCCTAAGTTTGTCGCTCTTGCTCATGACAGAAACGTCGCTATCAGGGACGACGCCCTAGCCGAGGAAAACAAGAAGTACGGCTCACTCATGACGGCTGCTAAGAAGGCCGGAGCCGATACCACCCAACTTACCCGTTCCCATAACGCCCTACTCTCTTCCATCAACCAGACCTACAGAACCTCAGAAGCTCAAGCCTCCAAGACTTTTGCTGACAAGGTAGCTGACGTAAGGGCTAAGGTAGAAGAGCAGGCCCTAAAGGACAGGACTAAGGCGGCAAATACCGAGTTTGACAACGCCACTAAGTCTCAGGTGGCAAAGCTCAGTAGCATGTCCAACGAGCAGCTTAGTACCTTCAAGACTCAAATTGAAGGAATGCGCCCTAAGTATCTGGAACTTGGGAAGGCTGGTCAGGACGTTGTTACCAAGATTGATGAAATCTCAGGCAAAGTTACCGAGTCTATACAGGCTAATGTTGACAAGGCTAAGAGCTACTTTGCTGACCTCCTTGAAGACGGTAAGGGCGTTCAGGAGCAAATCAACGCTATCAACTCTGGTCTAAGTACGGAGAAGGCGACAGGGGAGAAGTACGCCTCTGACAAGCTTAAGCCTGTTACCAATGCTCTTTCCTCCCTGGGTGAAACACTCAAGAAGGCTAAGGAGAACTTCCTTAACCTCATCCCAGGAACCAAAGAGTACGGAGAGGCTAAGACCTTTATTGACGGCCTGGAAACAGTTATCAAGACCTCCAACGCCAACCTCCTTACTGCTCAGGCTCGTTATGTATCTGAGTGGAACAGGACGGAGGCCGACAGGCAAGACAACAACAAACTACAGGTAGCTAAGAACAATCTAGAACTTGGTCTCATTACCAAAGCTCAGTATGCTTCCCAGCTTGACGAGTCTAAGAAGTATTGGGAAGGCCGTCTAGCTCAGGAAGAATCCGGTTCTGATGACTTTATATCCGTACAGTCTAAGCTTGTTTCCCTTAGCGGGGAAATTACCAAGGGCCTAACCGAGGATGTAAAAGACTCTATAGACGCTCTCAAGCTGGACAAGCTTGTTAAGCCTGAGGACTTTGACAAGGCCGGAGAGGCTCTGGAAGGACTTAAGAAGAAGTACAAGGACTTCCCAGAACTCATAGAGCTTGTTACTGATGCTCTCAATAACCTCAACGAGAAGCAGGGCAAGCTGACTACAGATACAGGTAAAGCTGCTGTAGGAAGGCTAGACCTTGGAGACCCTGAGCAGCTTGAGAAGAACATATCTGCCCTTGATGCTCTGGAAATCAAGTACAAGGACTTCCCAGAAGTTCTAGACGCTATCTCCAAGGCTTATGAGTCTATCGGGGCTACAGTTGAAAAGGTTACTACTGATGCCGACAAGGCAACAGAAGACTTCCTCAAAACTGTAGATGACGGAGCAGAGAGCCTAGGGAAGTTCTCGGAGGATGTAGGTAAGTTCAGGGAGAGCCTCTCTAGCCTAGAAGGTTCAGGGAAGAGAGATGATGCTCAATTGGTCCTTGACGGCCTAACAGCCCAGAGGGACGCTCTAACTCAGACTGCAAAGACTGAGGAAGAAAAAGCTCAGATAACCTTGGATTGGGCAGAGAGGGTACGCCTTGCTAAGCTTGCTGTTGCCCAGGCAGAGCTAGAGATAGCTCTTGCAAGCAACGAAGCTGCTAGAACCCAGGCTCTCAACTCTGATGAGGCGATAGGACAGGCTGAACGCATCAACGCTATTTATGATGCTCAAGCTAGCCGTATCAAGACTCAGAACACCTTGACTGTAAATAACATCAACAGTACAAGCAAGGTGGAGACTGATGCCGCTACCAAGACCCTAGAGAATAACCAGAAGATGATGGATTCCATCAATAAATACTCTGGGTACGCTAAGACGGGAATAGGGTTGATTGTAGGGGGCCTACAGGCTCTCGGCGGTATGTCTGAGGAAGTTGCTTCCCAATGGGGAGCAGACCTCGGAAGTATGGTAGACGACATTACCAACCTTGCTACTTCAATTGCTAAGGGTGACTGGATTGGAGCAGCCGTACAAGGTCTCATGTCCATATTCAACTGGATTAACAGGAACGCTAAAGCTGCTCAGGATGCCCGTAAGGCAACTGAGGACTACGGTAAACAGTTCAAGTTTGTTTCTGGGGACCAATTCAGAAGTGTAGAGACCTACTCTACTGGGTTCCTCTTCTGGCAGACGACCCACTACAAAGAGACCCTTGATGAACTCGGCGTAGAAATTACCAAGACACTTGATAGTGGTATTGGTCAGGGTGTTTCCAGCGGTATTCAGAACTACCTTAACGGTACAGGTGGAGTAGCCGAGGCTATCAACGCTTCCCTCAAGGGGGCGATAGTCAACGCTATTACCCAGGCTGTTATAGAGTCTGCGATTATCAAGGAGAAGCTTGGACCTCTCCTAGCCGAGCTTGCAGCCGGTATCAGGAACAGTACGGATGTTAGCGGAGTCCTTGCTAGAATCAAGACAACTATTCCTGAGGTTGCTTCCACACTAGAGGCCACCCTATCGCCTATCAAGAGCGTACTTAATGAAATCTTCCCCGCTGCCGACAAAGTAGCGGATACAGCGGAGAGAGTAATAGACAGCTTTGCCGAGTTCGTCAAGACCCTTGCAGAAGGCATCAAGTCAGGGGTTGAAGGTGGATTCAAGACAGGTATTCAGAAGTTCCTTGAGGGTGGAACTGTTGAAGACATGTTTGAAGGCATCAAGGCCGGTATCAAGTCCTCAATTGTCAACGCCGTTCTTGAGGCTGTCATGAACGGAGCGATTATCCAGGGTTCTCTAGGACCAATGCTCAAGCACCTTACCGAGGCTCTAGCCTCTGGTACTGACCCTTCTGCAATTATCGCCTCTATAGCCTCTGCTCTTCCTACGATTGTCTCAACGTTGGAGCAGACCTTAGCGCCGATTAGGAGCGCCCTTGAGGTACTCAACCCTAACGTTGTTGCGCCTGTTCCAGCGGCCCCAAGCCTCGGCGTAGAGAACAACTCTGGTAGTTCCTCCAACGGGGTAACTACAGGAGTCTCTACAAGCAATACGGTCAACAATGACGTTAAGCTTACCTTCTACATTACTGAGGCTAGTGACTCTGACAAGATAGCTAGGGACGTGGAGAGAAGGCTAACAAAGACAATCATGGGTTACGCCTAAGAAGGGAGGGGAGAAATCCCCTTCTTTTCTTTTAGTAATCGGGGATTTCAAAGCAAGATAAAATTAATAACAAAGGTGACTACATGAATACAACAGCCGCTATAGGCTCCTACTCATCCCCTAAACTACTTGTTACCGGGTTTGACGTACAAAGAACAAATGAAAGAGTTATCCAACAGACGGCCTCAAGGAAGCTTGTTGGCAAGGCAAAGCAGAACATCAAGCTCAGCCTGTCGGGCTACATCAACTGCTCCACCTTCTCCGAGTTGGACGGGGAAGTAGACGCCTTGGTAGAGGCCCTCAACGCCGGAGAAATCCAGGTATGGATAGGGGCGCAACCTGACAGGTTCTATACGGCTAGCTGGGCTGGCGCTGGTCTGGATAGACGGCCAGGAGCAGGAGGACCAACACTCCCCTTCTCCCTGGACTTTGACGTACTGGAAGAGGCAGGGGTAAGAGGGCTGCCTGTCTCCTACGGGGCTGTTAGAGGGCCTGGACTGCCCTTCCTAGTGTCCACCCTCGGTAAGCCTGCTGAGGACGTGTCCTTGAGGCTCCCAGGAGCGTTCTTTGCCTCCTTGCCTACAGCCGGTTACTCAGACTGGGTTATCAGGGACGCCGAGACGGACAGCGGCCTTCACGTTGTCAGGTCTGGGGATGCTCTGACTGTCTCACTTATGAAGAACGGAACCTCCGTCACGTCTTGGAGTGTCCCTGCCTACGAGACCGTCAACCTTGGTCTAGTCCTCGGAGATACGAGAGCTACTGTCTACGTTGAAGGTATCCCCTACATCTACAGGCAGCCCTTCAAGTTCTTTGACTGGGTGCTTACCGTCAACCCAGGAGTAAGCATGTACGGAGCTTTTGCCTTTACACCTTCTGCGGCATTTATGCGGATGGTTGCAAGAGCTAAGACCTCTGACCTCATGAACTACTTCAAGGTTGATGGAAGCTCTTTTATTTACTCTGGGGCCGATAAAACCCCGGCAAGTGTCTACGCCGTAACTACCCCTGTCTACCTGCCTACATTCTCAGCCTTGACGACCTCGGATAAGGAAGGGGTGACTTGGGATGACTTTGGGGCTGCCTTTGGCAACTACCAAGGTGGTTGGTTCAACTTCAACGGCATTACCAGAGAGGTTGTAGCGGAGTACCCCTCAGCCTTAAATGATATTGACTACAACGGTAGATTCTCCCTCTTCCCCAGATTGAAGCAAGGAACAAATAAACCAACTATAACCGCTGGAATAGAGGAAGCTTATGTTTTCTGGCGAGAGAGGATTAGATAATTTATGGCGCAGATACCAACATCAATTTACAGCTACAGTCCTCTAGTAAGGACAGTCCTAGAGGGTGGAGGCTATGCTTACCTCAACAAGAGCTATGACGGGGGAACCACTATCCTCATAGGCTCCAACGGCTCAGACCTCGGAAAACCTACCTTAGTGATGAGTAATACTGTTCCCGTTCTGGATAAGCCTTTTAGGGCCGGAAACCTAGAGCATAGAATTAGCCTGACAGTTACCGGGGCAAACAATAGCGGTAATAATGCCTTCTTTAATATCATCAAAGTGCTTAGTAATGGTAAGTCTAGTAGTGCCGGTACTCTTTCACTAGGCCCGCAGCATATGGTAGCGGGAGCCGTTCTCCCTATCACTATTGCTATTACTCTAGAAGAAGTAGGAGCGGGTATTAGCTACACCTTTGAGCCTATAGGTGAAGTTTCCTCCGGGGTTTATGTCAGTACCAACATAGACGTTAAGTTTGCCTACTGGAAGATTACTTCTACCTCCTGTTACTCGGATGCTGAGTACAGGTTTGCTAAGGCTGCTCACTACGAAGATGGAGACGGTAGACCTAACTTTGACATTCTTGAAGAGAACTCCGTTGAATGTGGTTACTTTCCCTACGGGGCACTTATCCCCGGTACTGTCAGGTGTGGAACCGGAGTCAATAGGTACAACAAGGTAGGGACGTACTCAAAAGGAACTTACAGTAGTGAGTTTGTCTTTGACACCTATGAAGGCGTAGTGGAGTACAACTCGTTGTCATGTGGTTACATTCCCGCTGGAACCCTCATGAGTGAGTTTTGCGCTACCGACAGGAACAGGCGGTACTCAAAGGTAGGTATCTACAGTAACGGTCTCTTCAATGCCGAGACAGGAGCCTTTGGCACCTACGAGGCCGTCATAGAGAAGGACTCTGTATCTTGCGGATACCAACCAAGAGGAACCCTGCTTAGGAGTGCTTGTAGTACAGGCTCCGATAATCATAGGCAGCATGAGATGATAGGTTTCTACTCTGAGGGTACATATGATGCTGACGGCAACTTCAACACCTACGAAGAGGTCTTAGACCCTAGAAGCGTAGCTTGCGGGTACGTGCCTACAGGGAACGTCACCTTCTCCTCTAACAACTCGGATGCACTCTTTAGCGTGCCTGGGAAGGGCGTGTACGCCCCCAACCAGACAGTCAACAATTGGAGCCTCGGGAACTACACCTATACGGTTAGGTCAGAGGGCAACGCCGAGCAGAGCGGCAGCTTCTACCTCGGGGAAGCTGGACAAGTTGTCTCCGCAGAGTTCCCCAACCCTGTCTCCCTGCCTGGGCAAGACGGCCCCAGCTACGAGGAAAAGCCTCATGTCCCGTCTGATGACGTGTACTACGAAGCTGTACTAACGGACCCTCTGAGCTACCGGGTTGTTGATAGAGCCGCCCTGGGTGGAGCCTTCAACTTCACCTATACCGAGAGCTACAGGAGCTTCTCTGCCTTCTCCTTTAGCCTCAAGGGGACGGTCAGGGAGTTTGAAGACCTCATCTCCCTAGACAGCGGTAGGGCTGGAATCCTCCTGTACGTGAACGGAGTTCAGAGGATACAGGGCCTCATTCAGAACTACAGCCCAAGTGGAGAAGGATTCATTACCGTCAACTGCTCCGAAATCCTAGCGGGCCTAGACGACGCTTGGAGCGGCAAACTTGACCTCAACAACATTCTCTTTGAGTACATCCCCTCTGAGACTGGGATAGAGGCAAGTACGGACCTTGCCACCTTGTACGAGTATTGGAACAAGGGGTTTGGTAAGTCCAACTTCTTCTTTACTCCGGGGATTAATAACTATTCCAGAGTAGGGGAGACCTCAGAAGGCGTAGTAGTTCCTGAGGGCAGTACCAATGACCTCTACATCAGGCCCTTCTCTTCACGTAACTTCTTTGACTACACGCTCCATATCAAAGGTCTAGGTAAACCCTTTAGCAGGTTGTACCTGAGTAGCTCCGTCTACATACAGTTTACGGGCAACTCCTTTGACCTCATGAGTAACGGCAGCATCTTAAGAAGTACGGGTAGTATTGACACCTATACTGTAGGTGGAGGCAGCCAACCCCTTATAGATAGCCTCTCTAATGCCGAGGTTTATTACAAGGCGCTGGTTACTCCTACTGGGATAGAGTTTCAGGTTAGGGTTAAGTACCTTGGGGTTTTCAAGGAATACAACATACCCTTTACCTACCTTACTCTTGGTCCTTCTGACGTTCACCTATCTCTAGGGAACGGAGCAGGTATAGCTAAGCTCTACGTGGAAGCTCCCCAGAAGAGAACCTTCCTAGACTGGTTGAATACCGTAGGTACAGGCCAGGGAGACAACGTACAGGTAAGGTTTATCCAGGGAGCCGGGGCAAGGGCAACAGGAACAGCCCTCAGGCTCACTTATACGGATGGGAACAGGTGGAGTATCGTTTCTGAAATCCTAGAACTTATGGGTAATGCAACTCTTGAGTATTATGGACTACTCCAAGGAACGCCTACCTTCTTCGTTCATGACTACTCAGAACTAAGCATCCTTAACAAGTTCTACGATACCGGGGAAATCTTCAACACCTCTTATCAGAAGGACTTTGCCAATGAACGTAACGTTCTTGAGATTAGAGCCTCAGACAGCGTTAAAGGTAGAAGTCAAACTACCAACAATACACTCTCTATAACTATCCGCCCTAGCCCTGAAAGACCTAACAGACTCGGCAAGGAGTGGAAGATAATCCAAGGAGTAGAGGGTATTACCGATATTGACACCCTGCTCAAGTACGCCCTCTCTGTCTACGAAGAAATCTCTTCACCCAAAGAGGCCGTAGACTTTGAGGTTCATACCTCTTCCTTCTGGTTGGAGGTTTTGGTTGGTCAGTACGTGAACATCTTTGGTCTCCCAGAGGGTAAGAAGATAACCGAGCAAATCAACAGCATTACATTTACAGAGAGTACAGGAATTACCCGGATTGAACTTGCAGACAGACTTAGCCTAGCTAGCGCCTTCTTGCAGGCGAGACTAAAAGCTAATTCCTTCTGAGGTTATATGGGAGATAATAATTTAGAGACAAGAGTAGCTATCCTTGAGACTGATGTTAAGTACCTCAAGGACGGTCATGCAGAGATGAAAACTATAATCAAAGGCTTGGAGGGAGTCCCTTACGATATTAGGGGAGTCTCTCAAAAGCTGGATACGGTTATAGAGCAGCAAAAGGAAATGAAGAAGGAAGTAAAGGAAGAAATCAAAGACATAGAGAGCCGCATAGACTGTCTTGAAGATGAACCTAAAATAGTACAAGAGCTTCCAACTATGATGGGTGTAGATAGAACGAAGATGTACGAGTTTATTAAATGGGGTGTCTCTATCGCCCTTATTATTCTTGGAATAGCAGGAAGACTACTGGGAATAGATATAGGCCCTATGGGAGGAATGTAATGGTAACAAGTGTATTTTTAATTGTATGTATAATGCGGGTTTTACTCGTATGGCAGATGGTAGAGCTTCTCAAGAATATCAGGAATCCAAAGAACAATACGATAGCTACGGTAGGTTTCCTTATCTATGTCTTCTATCTTGTTCTGTCTACAATAACAGGTATTCCGGTATCCGCCGAGAGCATCATAAGACTACTAGGCACTCTTCTTATTCTTGTTGGGGCTAACAGGTGCTTTGGAATCCTCTACAAAAAAGGTGATATATGATTGATACTAAACTTATTAAACTTATGGCCCCAGGTTGCAAGAATCCTGAATTGGTGGAGCAGAAGCTAAACCAACTCCTACCGGCCTATGGGATAAATACCAAGCTCAGACTCCTTCACTTCCTCTCCCAGGTAGCGCATGAGTCAGAGTTCAACCCCGTCTCTGAGAACCTCAACTACTCGGCTAAGAGACTCCTACAGGTCTTCCCCAAGTATTTCCCTACAGCCGCTCTTGCTGCCTCCTATGCGGGCAACCCTACGGCGATTGGGAGCAGGGTCTACGCCAACAGGTTAGGGAACGGCAACGAAGCTTCTAGGGAGGGATACCTATATAGGGGAAGAGGGATGCTCCAACTTACAGGGAAGTCCAACTACCTCTACTACGGTAAGAGGGTAGGACAGGACTTGGTAGCCAATCCTGACCTTGCTCTACAGTACGGAGTAGGTGTACAGATAGCAGGAGTGTATTTCCTTGATAGGGGGATTTTGCCCTTCTGCGATAGCAACAACATCAGGGAAGTTACCCGGCGTGTCAACGGAGGTTACAACGGACTTGAAGACCGTATCTCTCGTTTCAACAAGGGTGCTAGGTATCTAGCATGAACAAGCCCAAGCGTAAGAGCACTCAGTTTACTTTTATGCTTGGGTATGTCTTGGTTGCTGCTGCTGTTGGAGTGATAGTCATGGGATTTGTTACCGGCTCTATAAACTCCACTAATATAGTTGAGCTTGTCTGGGCCTTACTCCTGTCGGCTGCCGCCTTCCTGGGTATCAACCTTTCAAGGGTTGCCGCTGAGAATATCGCTACTATCAGGACAGCCGGAGAGGCTGCCACCAATCCACCTATTGCGGATACCACTATCAGTAATGATGATGGAGACATAACCATAGAGCAAAAGTAAAGCTCCCCAACTAAGGGGAGCCTTTTTCATTCTGCGTAGTCTTGGGAGTGTTCCTCTTCTAAGTCCTCTTGACCTTCCCTGTAGGGATTGATGTTGAGATTTCTTAGACGTTCCTCCTTACTGCTTACCTTTGGACTTGCTTTTTGTATCCTCCTGGGTGCTTGCTTTGCGCTCGTTGCCGAGAGCCTGCCCTCTCTCCATACGCTTAGCAAGAGTCTCGTTATAGTGGGCAGCGTGCTTGAGACGGTCCTCGGGAGACATGTTGCGGAAGTCAGCCGTAGCAAACTTAGACTGACTGTTTGCCTTTTTACCCGTTCCAGGGGCGTTACGGAGTTTGAAGGGATTGGGGCTGTCTTCCTTGGAAAATCTAGTCAACCAAGCTTCAAACTCGTCAACTTCAAAAATAATCATATTTCTATAGGCTTTTCTATACTCTACCTGCTTATTTTTGCGGCCCCTCTCTTCCTTCCAGCCCTCTCGTTTATCTGCTGCCTTCTGAAACTCTCCACGACTAGGGAAGGGGTGAACCTCTCCGTCCGTATGGATGTAGAAGTAATCAAGTACAGGAATAATCTTCCCGTAGAACTTACCACCTTCAAGAAGCTCAGGCTTAAGAAGGGCGTCTAGTTTGTCGGGTGAGAGTTGATTGTCTCCCCACATAGCGCCCTCTAGAAAGTAGTCAGAAAGAAGCTTGGTGCTCTGGTCTTGGTCCTTCGTCATGTCTTACCCCTTTGTAGCTCTTCCAGCTACTAGGGGATAGTAGGGCTAGGAAGGAGGGGAGTCAATGTCTAGAGGGTGTATAGTGCCCCTACTGGGAGTCTGGAAGCTCTCCGTAGAGGGGTAAATCATGAACAAGCCTGTAGAGTTTTTTGCCGTCTACACTCGGGTATCAGACCGAAATCAGGAGGCGGGAACGTCGCCAGAGCGTCAGAGAAGGCTCTGTATTGAGTACGGAGAGCGCCAGGGTTGGACCCTCCTTGAGGGTGGCGCTGTTCATGACACCCATACAGGGAAGGAGTTCAAGAAGAGGCTAAACGTCAACAAGATTCTTGAACTTGTTGAAGAGGGGAAGGTTAAGCACGTTGTCTTCTACAAGGTGGACAGGGTTGCCCGAGACCAACAGGTACTCAAGGACTTTCTTACGGAAATCTACGCTAATGGCGGGGACGTATCCATACAACAGAAGGGAAGAACCTTCCCTAAGGTTAGAGAAGCTCTCAAGGAGACGAAGCTTGAAGGGTTCCTTGCTGAGTGGGAACGTGACAGTATCGTAGAGAAGCTACAGGACGGTAAGCTTGAGCAGTTTGAGATAGGCTCTGTTATCCATAAACTTCCTCTTGGTTATCAATCCGAGGAAGTGTTTTTGGAAGGCGGGCGAAAGTTCAAGAAGGTAGTCATAAATGCTCAAGAACAAGCAGATATGATTACCTTCCTTGAGAAGTTTGTAGAGACTAAGAGTATCAAGGATGCCATAGACTTTGCCGCCGAGCAGGGAATAAGAAGTAGAGATTGGAAACCCAGAGGACAGAGCAAGAGGGAAGGGCTAAGCTACAACCACTCAACCTTTAGAGACATTATCAAGAGGTTGGACGAGTACGTAGGTATGCCCTTCGTCCAATACTACGGAG harbors:
- a CDS encoding glycoside hydrolase family 19 protein codes for the protein MIDTKLIKLMAPGCKNPELVEQKLNQLLPAYGINTKLRLLHFLSQVAHESEFNPVSENLNYSAKRLLQVFPKYFPTAALAASYAGNPTAIGSRVYANRLGNGNEASREGYLYRGRGMLQLTGKSNYLYYGKRVGQDLVANPDLALQYGVGVQIAGVYFLDRGILPFCDSNNIREVTRRVNGGYNGLEDRISRFNKGARYLA
- a CDS encoding phage tail tape measure protein, encoding MTQTILETVVKITGDISGLSSSLDTASNQSNAAVNQITNNASQSSSKIGGFFKNAGGAISTAISGAAVAGVAALGALAIGAAKSSLDMATSYQNGLKKIQATTGASAEEAKKYGEIVKNVYGKGLGDSLEDVASSVANVAQQFKGLSSKEIQQITEDAHTLKNAFGIEINDSIGSVNTLMKSFGITSKEAFDLVAYGMQSGLDQGGDFIDTIQEYGTQFKEAGFSAQEFYSIIATGAQNGSTLGTDKVADLIKEFGLRIADGSKATSTALKDLGLNADEVAKKLGSGEWTKGQVFAEIQTRLQGVTNAAERQNIGVALLGTQYEDMGQKAVAAIKTNIDKQAEMSQAMEKARAVNQGLSQTFQASWRQIQVALIPVGEMLLALAGKALPYVTEAVKVVVGWITQLTASFKQTSSEGGNEVKKLMPLFNSIREAVTTAVRAIVDIWNKLLIPLFTALAPAAKAAFGVVGGYLQIFAGFIKAVFGSISLILKGDWGGAWEFFKTTLANSLKTADTFLNNLSAGFVKQLGAIVTNIKIWGTNLAAEFSASIANAFNRAKTKAAEGVNNILDGMGLGKRISIPVAVEVAPQKQSYVKVPNMFTGVGNTPPVNTAPAPRPAAVATPQYKTPAAPAPTPTPSRANVPLNPTQAPAAEVVKVKKGKAVSSDAPAVPKWDDKDSQKLKRLVDDLQHADKTGKATADSIRTFNQALQDLGNKATEAGVRNNSVVSSLITEGKEASRTAAQHVQAQTARKAADKAAKDAATAYRAELSNLKSAVKDMTATELERRIGQEKAKPQVDQKRLEILLAAQATKQLKEQKEAQRQLTEAQKANSEAAVSAARTARDNILKDRETNLNASLDSALKAAGDDLQAQLKVYAEYKPKFVALAHDRNVAIRDDALAEENKKYGSLMTAAKKAGADTTQLTRSHNALLSSINQTYRTSEAQASKTFADKVADVRAKVEEQALKDRTKAANTEFDNATKSQVAKLSSMSNEQLSTFKTQIEGMRPKYLELGKAGQDVVTKIDEISGKVTESIQANVDKAKSYFADLLEDGKGVQEQINAINSGLSTEKATGEKYASDKLKPVTNALSSLGETLKKAKENFLNLIPGTKEYGEAKTFIDGLETVIKTSNANLLTAQARYVSEWNRTEADRQDNNKLQVAKNNLELGLITKAQYASQLDESKKYWEGRLAQEESGSDDFISVQSKLVSLSGEITKGLTEDVKDSIDALKLDKLVKPEDFDKAGEALEGLKKKYKDFPELIELVTDALNNLNEKQGKLTTDTGKAAVGRLDLGDPEQLEKNISALDALEIKYKDFPEVLDAISKAYESIGATVEKVTTDADKATEDFLKTVDDGAESLGKFSEDVGKFRESLSSLEGSGKRDDAQLVLDGLTAQRDALTQTAKTEEEKAQITLDWAERVRLAKLAVAQAELEIALASNEAARTQALNSDEAIGQAERINAIYDAQASRIKTQNTLTVNNINSTSKVETDAATKTLENNQKMMDSINKYSGYAKTGIGLIVGGLQALGGMSEEVASQWGADLGSMVDDITNLATSIAKGDWIGAAVQGLMSIFNWINRNAKAAQDARKATEDYGKQFKFVSGDQFRSVETYSTGFLFWQTTHYKETLDELGVEITKTLDSGIGQGVSSGIQNYLNGTGGVAEAINASLKGAIVNAITQAVIESAIIKEKLGPLLAELAAGIRNSTDVSGVLARIKTTIPEVASTLEATLSPIKSVLNEIFPAADKVADTAERVIDSFAEFVKTLAEGIKSGVEGGFKTGIQKFLEGGTVEDMFEGIKAGIKSSIVNAVLEAVMNGAIIQGSLGPMLKHLTEALASGTDPSAIIASIASALPTIVSTLEQTLAPIRSALEVLNPNVVAPVPAAPSLGVENNSGSSSNGVTTGVSTSNTVNNDVKLTFYITEASDSDKIARDVERRLTKTIMGYA